TTCAAAGATGGAGTGGCAgcacaagaagaagaggaggaagttTTAGAGACAgcagaggaagaagacTTCTCGGTGCTGCTTGGGGTAGCGGTTGTACTGGCTTGAACTTGACCATCAGTGACTtgagcagcagcaacagtaGAAGCTTGGGTGGCTTGGACTTGGCCGTCACCAATTTGAGAGATAACATCTCTCTTAGCCTTGGAGGAAATTGCTTGAACAGCAATACCGAAGGTACTAGTGTATTGGGCAGCGCCACAAGAAATGGTGGCAGTTGGGGTCAAGGTAGACCATGGCTCACCAGGGGTGTAACCTTCAGCAGAGGCAGTGGCGGATAGAGCAGCAACGGAGGCAGCTAGGGCGACGTTT
Above is a window of Saccharomyces kudriavzevii IFO 1802 strain IFO1802 genome assembly, chromosome: 10 DNA encoding:
- the CIS3 gene encoding Cis3p, whose translation is MQFKNVALAASVAALSATASAEGYTPGEPWSTLTPTATISCGAAQYTSTFGIAVQAISSKAKRDVISQIGDGQVQATQASTVAAAQVTDGQVQASTTATPSSTEKSSSSAVSKTSSSSSCAATPSLKDSSCKNSGTLELTLKDGVLTDAKGRIGSIVANRQFQFDGPPPQAGAIYAAGWSITEDGYLALGDSDVFYQCLSGSFYNLYDQNVAEQCSAIHLEAVSLVDC